The following proteins are co-located in the Manihot esculenta cultivar AM560-2 chromosome 7, M.esculenta_v8, whole genome shotgun sequence genome:
- the LOC110618818 gene encoding transcription factor bHLH18 produces MFSPMEISSISGLSELEMEDPIFIEQWPMNSIDDLSLQSLVAAFGENMQHSLSHHPNFNLKTSMETSATAIVRPSKQLKPNGFNSIKTTEYNLPNPQADFYPNILSFANSTNLNQMGIVKPKEEAVCSTRINAFPSDMVISPGNQNHVFKACDGAKRISNNSSRYSQTQDHIIAERKRREKLSQRFIALSAIVPGLKKMDKASVLGDAIKYLKQLQERVKTLEEQTKKKTMESVVIVKKSQLLLSEDESFSSDESFSKGPIDEPLPEIEARICDKQVLIRIHCEKRKGVVEKTVAEIEKLHLTVVNSSILTFGSSALDVTIIAQMDMEFVMSVKDLVKNLHSAFKLFI; encoded by the exons ATGTTCTCTCCAATGGAGATTTCTTCCATTAGTGGGTTAAGTGAACTG GAAATGGAGGACCCCATCTTCATAGAACAATGGCCCATGAACTCCATTGATGATCTGAGCTTACAATCACTAGTAGCTGCATTTGGAGAGAACATGCAGCATTCTTTATCTCATCACCCAAATTTCAACCTCAAAACCTCCATGGAAACTTCTGCTACAGCCATTGTTAGACCTTCAAAGCAACTCAAACCAAATGGCTTCAATTCAATCAAAACTACAGAATATAATCTGCCAAACCCACAAGCTGATTTCTACCCTAACATTCTTTCCTTTGCCAATTCCACCAACCTGAATCAAATGGGAATTGTGAAGCCTAAAGAGGAGGCAGTTTGTTCTACAAGAATCAATGCCTTCCCTTCTGATATGGTGATCTCTCCAGGGAACCAGAACCATGTGTTCAAAGCCTGCGACGGAGCGAAGAGGATCAGTAACAACAGTAGCAGATATTCTCAAACTCAAGATCACATCATAGCagaaaggaagagaagagagaagctGAGCCAGAGATTCATTGCTTTGTCTGCTATAGTTCCTGGCCTCAAGAAG ATGGATAAGGCTTCTGTTCTTGGGGATGCTATCAAGTACTTGAAACAATTGCAAGAGAGAGTCAAAACACTTGAggagcaaacaaagaaaaaaaccaTGGAATCCGTAGTCATTGTGAAGAAATCTCAGCTGCTCCTTTCTGAGGATGAAAGTTTTTCCTCAGATGAAAGTTTCTCCAAAGGCCCCATAGATGAGCCTCTGCCAGAAATTGAAGCAAGAATCTGTGACAAACAAGTGCTTATAAGAATTCACTGTGAGAAAAGGAAAGGAGTTGTGGAGAAAACTGTGGCAGAAATTGAGAAACTCCACCTTACAGTGGTGAACAGCAGTATTCTTACATTTGGGAGTTCTGCTCTTGATGTTACTATCATTGCTCAG ATGGATATGGAATTTGTCATGTCAGTGAAGGATCTGGTGAAGAATCTACACTCAGCTTTCAAGCTGTTCATCTGA
- the LOC110619655 gene encoding L-galactose dehydrogenase, which yields MAAPPSNLELRPLGNTGLKVSSVGFGASPLGSVFGPVSEDEAIASVREAFRRGINFFDTSPYYGGTLSEKMLGKGLKALGVPRNEYIVSTKCGRYIEGFDFSAERVTKSIDESLERLQLDYVDILQCHDIEFGSLDQIVNETIPALQKLKEAGKIRFIGITGLPLEIFTYVLDRVPRGAVDVVLSYCHYSINDSTLEDLLPYLKSKGVAVISASPLAMGLLTENGPPEWHPASPELKSACRAAATYCKEKGKSITKLALQYSLSNKDISTVLVGMNSVAQVEENVGAAIELSTFGKDQQTLAKIEAILSPVKNQTWPSGTQKS from the exons ATGGCAGCTCCACCCTCAAACCTCGAGCTCCGACCCTTGGGAAACACCGGGCTGAAGGTCAGTTCTGTGGGTTTTGGAGCCTCCCCTCTTGGTAGTGTCTTCGGCCCTGTCTCCGAAGACGAGGCTATCGCCTCCGTCCGTGAAGCCTTCCGGCGGGGCATCAATTTCTTTGACACCTCTCC GTATTATGGAGGAACATTGTCAGAGAAGATGCTTGGTAAGGGACTTAAAGCCCTAGGAGTTCCTAGAAATGAATATATTGTGTCAACCAAGTGTGGGAGGTATATAGAGGGCTTTGATTTTAGTGCTGAAAGAGTAACTAAGAGCATTGATGAGAGTTTGGAAAGATTGCAGTTGGACTATGTTGATATACTGCAATGCCATGATATTGAGTTTGGGTCTCTGGACCAg ATTGTGAATGAAACAATCCCTGCCCTTCAGAAACTAAAGGAAGCAGGGAAGATTCGTTTTATTGGTATAACTGGACTCCCATTAGAAATCTTTACTTATGTGCTCGATCGGGTTCCACGTGGTGCAGTTGATGTGGTTCTCTCATACTGTCACTATAGTATTAATGATTCAACCTTGGAAGATTTACTGCCTTACTTGAAAAGCAAAGGTGTGGCTGTAATTAGTGCTTCTCCACTTGCAATGGGACTCCTTACAGAGAATGGCCCTCCAGAGTGGCACCCTGCCTCTCCTGAGCTAAAG TCTGCGTGCCGAGCTGCTGCTACCTATTGTAAAGAGAAGGGGAAGAGTATTACTAAGTTAGCATTGCAATACAGTTTGTCGAACAAGGATATCTCTACAGTACTGGTTGGCATGAACTCTGTTGCACAG GTTGAGGAAAATGTTGGTGCTGCCATAGAACTTTCTACATTTGGGAAGGATCAACAAACACTGGCTAAGATTGAAGCTATTCTGAGCCCTGTCAAGAATCAGACATGGCCTAGTGGAACCCAAAAGAGCTGA